The proteins below are encoded in one region of Manis pentadactyla isolate mManPen7 chromosome 2, mManPen7.hap1, whole genome shotgun sequence:
- the TLX3 gene encoding T-cell leukemia homeobox protein 3, with translation MTQSLSGPRTLGKVSVRREAPGVPWPRRNGDPAASPPSPAQPFCPPRMEAPASAQTPHPHEPISFGIDQILNSPDQDSAPAPRGPDGASYLGGPPGGRPGAAYPSLPASFAGLGAPFEDAGSYSVNLSLAPAGVIRVPAHRPLPGAVPPPLPSALPAMPSVPTVSSLGGLNFPWMESSRRFVKDRFTAAAALTPFTVTRRIGHPYQNRTPPKRKKPRTSFSRVQICELEKRFHRQKYLASAERAALAKSLKMTDAQVKTWFQNRRTKWRRQTAEEREAERQQASRLMLQLQHDAFQKSLNDSIQPDPLCLHNSSLFALQNLQPWEEDSSKVPAVTSLV, from the exons ATGACACAGAGCCTGTCGGGCCCGCGCACTCTTGGCAAAGTTTCAGTGCGACGAGAGGCGCCGGGCGTTCCATGGCCGCGCCGTAACGGGGACCCAGCCGCCTCcccgcccagcccagcccagcccttctGCCCTCCCAGGATGGAGGCGCCCGCCAGCGCGCAGACCCCGCACCCGCACGAGCCCATCAGCTTCGGCATAGACCAGATCCTCAACAGCCCCGACCAGGACAGCGCTCCAGCCCCGCGGGGCCCCGACGGCGCCAGCTACCTGGGAGGGCCCCCCGGGGGCCGTCCGGGCGCCGCATACCCGTCTCTGCCTGCCTCCTTTGCCGGCCTCGGCGCGCCCTTCGAGGACGCGGGATCTTACAGTGTCAACCTGAGCCTGGCTCCAGCAGGCGTAATCCGGGTGCCAGCACACAGGCCGCTGCCCGGGGCCGTGCCGCCGCCTCTGCCTAGCGCGCTGCCCGCCATGCCCTCCGTGCCCACGGTCTCCAGCCTGGGCGGCCTCAATTTCCCCTGGATGGAGAGCAGTCGCCGCTTCGTGAAAGACCGCTTCACAG CGGCGGCGGCGCTCACGCCCTTCACAGTGACCAGGCGCATCGGCCACCCCTACCAGAACAGGACGCCGCCCAAGCGTAAGAAGCCGCGCACGTCCTTTTCTCGGGTGCAGATCTGCGAGCTGGAAAAGCGGTTCCATCGCCAGAAGTACCTGGCCTCGGCCGAGAGGGCGGCGCTCGCTAAGTCCCTCAAAATGACGGACGCGCAGGTCAAGACCTGGTTCCAAAACCGGAGGACCAAATGGCG GCGGCAGACGGCGGAGGAGCGGGAGGCGGAGCGGCAGCAGGCGAGCCGGCTCATGCTGCAGCTGCAACACGACGCCTTCCAAAAGAGCCTCAACGACTCCATCCAGCCCGACCCGCTCTGTCTGCACAACTCGTCGCTCTTCGCTCTGCAGAATCTGCAGCCCTGGGAGGAAGATAGCTCCAAAGTCCCCGCCGTCACCTCTCTGGTGTGA